In Rhodopirellula sp. P2, the DNA window TGTCCCTGGTACGATGCTCCCCCTGAACCTCGTGACCGAAGGTCTGCCATCGGGCGGTTCCTGGTCAACGTCACCGCGTTGCATCGCCGTTCAGATTTGTTCTCTCCACCTCCTCGATCCAGTCTCCTTGTGTGTCCTATGAGTGAATTGATTATCAGTGTCAGTGGTCTTCGTGGCATCTTGGGTGAAACCTTGACGCCCGAGGTCGCCGTGCGTTTCGCGGCCGCGTTCTCGGCATCGATGCCCGAAGGCAAGATCGTGATTGGACGGGATGGACGCACGACGGGACCGATGCTTCGCAGTGCCATCGTGTCCGCACTGACGGCCTCCGGACGCGATGTGATTGATGCGGACGTCGCCGCGACACCCACCATCGGCGTGCTGGTTCGCGAAATGGGAGCCGTCGGGGCGATCGCGATCTCGGCCAGCCACAACCCACCGGAATACAACGGCATCAAATTGTTTGGCGGCGACGGGCGAGTCCTGGACGCCGAATCCGGAGCCAAAATTCGAGACGCCTACTTTGCGGGCACCAATCAGTGGTCCACCTATGACCAGATCGGTGAAGTCCGTTCCGTCGAAGATCCCCACGCCGCTCACCTCGAGAAAGTGCTGGCGACGGTTGATGTCGATGCGATCAAGGCCAAACAATTTCGCGTGTTGATCGACAGCAACCACGGTGCGGGCGGATTGCTGGGTGTGCGATTGCTCGAAGCGTTGGGGTGCACCGTCGAAGCGATGGGGCACGCACCGACGGGGGAATTCGCTCACACGCCCGAGCCCACTGCTGAGAACCTGCAAGGCATTTCCGCGGACGTGACCGGACGCCAGTGCGTGGTTGGATTCTGCCAAGACCCCGATGCGGATCGGTTGGCGTTGATCGACGAAACGGGACGCTACATCGGCGAAGAATGCACGCTGGCGTTGTGTGTTCGGCAGGCCATGGAAACCGGTCGCACCTCCGGGCCAATCGTGATCAACGGGGCGACCAGTTCGATGAGCACGTTGATCGCCAAACAGCATGGCGTCGAGACGTTTCGCAGCGCGGTGGGCGAAGCCAACGTGTGCGACTTGATGATCGCGAAAAAAGCCGCTTACGGTGGCGAAGGCAACGGCGGCCCGATCGATCCCACAGTGGGTTACGTTCGCGACAGTTTCGTTGGCATGGCGCAAACGTTGGCTCTCTTAGCACGAACCGGACAACCTCTCAGCGAGTTGGCCGACGAGCTGCCGCAGTTGAGCATCCACAAGAGCAAAGCCGGTGTGTCAGCGGAACGTTTGCCGGCGGTCTTTGACAAGTTGGAAGCCAAGTTCACCGACGCGGAAGCAACGCGTGGCGACGGGATGCGATTGCAATGGTCGGATCGTTGGTTGCTCGTTCGCGGCAGCAACACCGAACCGATTGTCCGCATGATCGCGGAAGCCCCGACGGCGGAAGAAGCCGCTTCACTTTGCGACCAAGCTGCCGAGTTGCTGGGTTAACTCACCGTAGGCCAGGTTCCACCTGGCGCCGTAGCCGGATTCGCCGGAATTCGGACCCTGGCGCCGTAGCCGGATTCGCCAGAATTCGGACCCTGGCACTGTAGCCGGATTCGCCAGAATTCTGAATCAAACGTTTTGTGTGCCGTCTGAATTCTCGGCGAATCCGGCTACGTTCGGATTGGTGTTGGCAATCAGGTCACCGTGGCGATGATGGTCCAGACGCCGGTGATCAGCATCGCGATGCCGGACAACCACAGCATCACGTCCCACAGTTTGCCCGGACGCAGACCATCGATGGAGCGTTTGTAGCGGAACCAAATCGCGGCTCCAGCGATCAGAGGCAAGACCACCCCCTGGGTGACTCCGCTGATCAACACCAGTTTCGCAGGGGAGGGGAACGCGATGTAGAACCCCAGGCTCATGATCGGGAAGAACGCACCGAGACCGCGGACCCATTTGTCTCGCGTCGCCTGGCTGTCGTCGATCCATCCGACCACTCGCAACGCATCCGAGAACACGCGTGCGTGCCCGGCGCAGGCGACGAAGAACGTGCTGTACAGAACGGCGATCGCACCAAACAAAAACAACGCCGCCGCCCAGTTGGAGAACACCGGCACATACATCACGGCCAGTGTGCGTACCAAATCCGATTTTTCGGGATTCAACCCCACACGGTGCAGCACCGCCGCACCGAGCAAGTAGAACGC includes these proteins:
- the glmM gene encoding phosphoglucosamine mutase; protein product: MSELIISVSGLRGILGETLTPEVAVRFAAAFSASMPEGKIVIGRDGRTTGPMLRSAIVSALTASGRDVIDADVAATPTIGVLVREMGAVGAIAISASHNPPEYNGIKLFGGDGRVLDAESGAKIRDAYFAGTNQWSTYDQIGEVRSVEDPHAAHLEKVLATVDVDAIKAKQFRVLIDSNHGAGGLLGVRLLEALGCTVEAMGHAPTGEFAHTPEPTAENLQGISADVTGRQCVVGFCQDPDADRLALIDETGRYIGEECTLALCVRQAMETGRTSGPIVINGATSSMSTLIAKQHGVETFRSAVGEANVCDLMIAKKAAYGGEGNGGPIDPTVGYVRDSFVGMAQTLALLARTGQPLSELADELPQLSIHKSKAGVSAERLPAVFDKLEAKFTDAEATRGDGMRLQWSDRWLLVRGSNTEPIVRMIAEAPTAEEAASLCDQAAELLG